One genomic region from Rubidibacter lacunae KORDI 51-2 encodes:
- a CDS encoding ABC transporter substrate-binding protein: MTGLSSALLRRFTVYVGLFCLCAVLAASCNRPPTETDGSGSEDPATSQRVVIGTTLKPRTLDPADIYELAGLGVLYNLGDSLYTYDLGTTELKPQLATKFPTISPDGKTYVISVREGVTFHDGEPFNAAAMAFSLQRFIENGGKPAFLLADIVESVEATGEYELTVQLSQPFAAFPALLAFPGTCAVSPQAYTIGAGEFTPNVFVGTGPYRLAEFASDSLRLEPFPDYWGDRPANEGVDIQIYASNSANLFNAFRTGDVDIAYQTFDASQIATLLSGADAGQWQAIAAPGTVLNYMVLNRNQPPLDRKEVRQAIAALVDRPLIVERVLQGLGEPIYSLVPSAFPAYEPVFEEVYGDGDVERARALLEAEGFSTKNPVQIEVWHPSGSTIRSSVATTLKAYADRELSGLLQFEPRSVESATAFSNISKGIYPTFLVDWYPDFLDADNYVQPFLYCNNGSDADGCIEGAAQSQGSFFYSDRVNQLIEQQRGSQDPVARQELFAEIQAILAEEVPYIPLWQSKDYAFARKGIDGVTINPSQDFPFWTIAK; encoded by the coding sequence ATGACCGGATTGTCTTCTGCCCTTCTGCGCCGATTCACTGTATACGTCGGTCTATTTTGTTTGTGCGCCGTTCTCGCTGCCAGCTGCAATCGCCCGCCAACCGAAACAGATGGCAGCGGCAGTGAGGATCCGGCAACCAGCCAGCGCGTCGTGATTGGAACGACGCTTAAACCGCGCACTCTCGACCCAGCGGACATCTACGAGTTGGCTGGATTGGGAGTACTCTACAACCTCGGTGACAGCCTCTACACTTACGATTTGGGGACAACCGAACTCAAGCCGCAACTTGCCACAAAATTTCCCACCATCAGCCCCGACGGCAAAACGTACGTCATTTCCGTACGCGAAGGAGTTACTTTCCATGACGGAGAACCGTTTAATGCGGCAGCAATGGCCTTTTCACTGCAGCGATTTATCGAAAACGGCGGTAAGCCGGCTTTCCTGCTCGCTGATATCGTCGAATCAGTAGAAGCAACTGGCGAATACGAATTGACCGTGCAGCTTTCGCAACCGTTTGCTGCATTTCCGGCGCTCCTAGCATTTCCAGGCACATGCGCGGTTTCACCGCAAGCTTACACAATCGGGGCGGGCGAGTTCACCCCCAATGTCTTCGTTGGAACTGGACCCTATCGACTGGCCGAGTTCGCTAGCGACTCCCTTCGTCTCGAGCCATTCCCCGATTACTGGGGCGATCGCCCGGCTAATGAGGGCGTGGATATCCAGATCTACGCCAGTAACTCCGCAAACCTATTTAACGCCTTTCGTACCGGCGATGTCGACATTGCCTATCAAACCTTTGACGCCAGTCAGATCGCTACGCTGCTGAGCGGCGCAGATGCCGGGCAATGGCAGGCGATAGCAGCTCCTGGCACGGTGTTGAACTATATGGTGCTGAACCGCAACCAACCGCCACTCGATCGCAAGGAAGTAAGGCAAGCGATCGCGGCGCTTGTGGACCGACCGCTGATCGTCGAACGCGTCTTGCAAGGGTTGGGCGAACCGATTTACAGTCTCGTACCCTCCGCATTCCCTGCTTACGAGCCGGTGTTCGAAGAAGTTTACGGTGACGGGGACGTCGAACGCGCGCGCGCGCTGCTGGAAGCAGAAGGGTTCTCAACCAAGAATCCCGTGCAAATTGAGGTTTGGCACCCATCAGGCTCGACTATTCGCAGCTCGGTTGCGACAACACTCAAGGCCTATGCCGACCGAGAACTCAGCGGACTGTTGCAATTCGAGCCGCGCAGTGTCGAGTCGGCGACAGCCTTTAGCAACATTTCGAAGGGCATCTACCCGACGTTTTTAGTCGATTGGTATCCCGATTTTCTCGACGCCGACAACTACGTGCAGCCATTTCTCTACTGCAATAACGGATCGGACGCAGACGGCTGTATTGAAGGGGCTGCTCAATCGCAAGGCTCGTTTTTCTATAGCGATCGCGTCAATCAGTTGATCGAGCAACAGCGAGGGAGCCAAGATCCAGTTGCGCGCCAAGAACTTTTTGCCGAAATTCAAGCGATCTTGGCTGAAGAGGTACCATATATCCCATTGTGGCAGAGTAAAGATTACGCGTTTGCTCGCAAAGGCATTGACGGCGTGACGATCAATCCCAGCCAGGACTTTCCATTCTGGACGATCGCCAAATAG